TTTAGTATGGACCTGATCATATACCTGTTCGCCAAGTATTAAGCAATGTTTGTTGCTTCTGCCCAGAATTCCTTAGCAATTCCTCTGTTGATGAGCATTGTCCATTTCTTCTAGAGTTCTATTGTTCCTTTTACCAACACCATTTAGCTGTGAAGTCCTTGGTGCTAAGAAATTGTGAGTGATCCCATCTTCATAACAAGACTCATCAAATTTTGGCATTGACATATTCTATCCCGTGGTCAGATCTGATACGTGTTTCCTTCAGTTCCATCTTCACTTGGATCTTCCTGACAAGTGTTGCAAATGCCTCAAAGTATCTTTCTTTGCTCTAACACATAGTGACCAGGTGGGTCTTGGATTTGGCATCCcacgaaccaggttcttctatatcAATTCATTCAGAAGTGAGAGCCTTGCATGTTCCAATCTTTCATCCCACGGTTTGGCATCATTGTCAGCTGTCTTCAAGCAGCTCATATAACAGGTTTGTAGGGATTTAGAGTCATCGAAGTAgatgttctttttcttttggcgACTAAgaccacttcaccagttaccagaTTGGCAATTGTGCGCAATTTTTGATAAGAACTCTACTTCGCCCCCTTTATCACAAATTTGAGAATCACTCAAGAGACTATACTTCAGGCAATCCACATAGCACACGCTCTCAATCGAGCATGACATACACTTTCCAACTTTTCCAGCACCGAGAATGTACCCCTtccctttttttatatatatatacatagtaTACATTCCCTTTTCTGCAAGGCTTTCAGTGAGAGATAGTCCATGGTGTTTCTAGTCATGTGCTTTTAGCATCCATTCATGAACCATTGTAGTCCACTTCCTCTCATTATTGCCTGCACATATAAATCAtaggttagatttaggaacccaaactagtttgggtcccttgttatgagAAAAGGGATGGATAAGagcttttctagtccatgcaggcaataTTCGTTTCTTGCGAGCAGTACCTGGTCCCTCTTTAGTAGTCACTTTTTcagtaaacactttgtttttctgaacagattgaaccctggcctggcaattttctttgaagtgcccattgttcccacagtgggtacaaagccagttatcaggaaagtgacgtacttgctgtgagggttgtaaggagttttctccttttggaaccctattccctgcctgtttccactattgttgaagtacatgacagtgacagcatctgaggaccaggtccacttcagagatttctcaagatcaatttttactttctccaattcagcttgaagatacctatttttctcaagtttaccacatagactagttttcacacCATTTAATTCCTTCTCAAACTTGATTTGTGTCTTATTAGATACTTCATTCCCTTTCCCAATACTCACAATCCTATGTTCTAAtatgagtccctcaatggtttcctccAGGTCAGTGATTATCACTAAAAAGTCATGCCTCTCTTGATCAGTAGCTGCAATTTTCTCTTCTAGAGTGTGTTTTTCATTGCTAAGGCCTTCTATAGTTTCCTTCAAATCAACCACCACTACTATCAGatcatctctctcattttctacactatttattttttcattcaaaacttccttttccttttcaagaTTAGTTATGGTCTCATTTAGATCCACTACACAGACCACCAAATCATCTCTAAAttgttcagcttctcctagttctaTGGACAAGATCTCCTTATCATTATCAAGACTATAATATGcatcaattagaacatttgctaatgaccttaacttcttataagagtaggatttcagatttctctgaacatccctaaaatttacctcatcattttCATCCTCTTCACCATCGTCAGACTGAGCCATTAGCGCAAATAGTGAGTCATATTTCGTTGCTTtagtttccactgccatcatggagctattttctgcatctggttccctttctgattcactggaggagtctccccaagcagcaagagtcTGCTTCACAATATTATCAGCTGCACTTTTTTGACTGAATCGTTTGTCTGGAACCGggttcctttttgctgctttgtcagggttttgtttgtattgctcctgtttcagaagtggacagtctttgatgaaatgtcctAGCTTTCCGCACCTGTGACAGAGATCATTGTTCCTTGCCTTACTTGAACTGCCCCTCTATGGTATACCACCATTccttcgaaccatcttttgaaaccttttagtaagataggccatatcACTATCTTCTTCACTTGAGTCACCATTTTCAGCCTTGAGTACcaagttcttttccttttttggcTCTCTCCTTTTACTGTCTTTCTtttttcatctcgtatgtcttcagattaccaatcaGCTCATCCTTGGTTagagtttgtagatctttagctacagtgatggcatttaccttactctcccaagaaccaggtagagcactgagaattttccttacaagcttgtttctaggaataacatctccaagtgaatgaagctTATTTATGATGGATGTGAATCtagtgtgcatatcttgtatagactcgtcatccttcatcctgaagagctcatactcagtggtgagcatgtcaatcttagactgtttaacctgagtagttccttcgtgagcggtttgcaatgcttcccatatttctttggcagaaCCACAAACTGAGACTCTtttgtactcatcaggtcctataccacataccaagattttcttggtgcgatagttcttttctacggCTTTTCTGTCAATATCACTGTACTCCTTTTTGTCTTTCAGCACCATTGGTCCAGTTTCTCCAAGCTTcttcataggaacatgtggaccatcacatATGATGTCCCATAGTTCTAAATCTTTGgccattataaaatcatgcatacgagtcttccaccagccgtagtactgaccattgaatctaggaggtctgtaggttgattgtccttcctcaaagttgggtggagcagccattgagatcttttctaggtgttaaccttttagaaataaccttctctgataccaattgttagtttatatgagtctaCTAAACTATAGATTACCTGATCCTCTATGAGTTTCTACTGAGAATACTTATGAAGCAGTAAGTAAAAGAGACcagaatttttacgtggaaaaatctcacTCAAGGGTACAAAAGCCATGACCTACACtggtaggctttcaacttcactaacttgtaaacacatattacaagccactttataatgactccattacaaagacttcaacttcaagtaacttgtgatactcttaccacaagccactttgtcactctctagttacaaagactttaacttatgactaactttagtcacaacacaaacttataggtttgtgattttgggtttcctaaaatacagcttctaagaaagcaagataggagttacaatgaagaacaaataacaagattacaactcaactacggatacacatagactcattgtgaaactgatcctttagtggagttgtcttcttgttcttgacacactagTGACTTCAATGTTGGATCAACACTTTATGCTTGggagaatatcactaaatgctcaAGTCAATATCTTGTGCCTTGAACCAGGTTGTTATACTACCaaagacatcacaatggtgatgtcaattcttggtacacgcttcttcccaatgagaagtgattgTCGCATTATCTGCTACATTATCGCGTGTACAGTTGCAGACAGTCACTTTCTGCATACAGTCACTTTCTGCATTTGCGTTCCAGCTgttgttgacttgtacttctatcagagaacaccaagggatcaggtccatGTTGTCTTCCTCTTTGTAGTAGTTCATTTGCTGGAGATCAGACTGGACTTTGTTCATTTGAGATGTTTACCAAGTGAGTCATGTTCTCTATCTAGTTcttaacaataagtttgttagatcatcaaaacatgagaaatataaggcaaagacattgaaaacccatcactAAGGCAATAGTCCCCGAGTGGGTATGGCCGTGGCCTTTAAAATTCGAGGGCTGCCTAAAAGTTCTTACACCGTCGACGCTCAATAGTTCGATCTGTTCGAGTTTATTTTTCAGGCAACAGTCCCCGAGTCCAAACTCTGGTTATGATCGGCCCTTGAGCTCATTTTCATAATAGATCGAAAGTAcgggaaaaaaaatattttctaagaCATGAGATAATTGCAAGAAAAaatacttctctttattcttaTGAAAAATGATTACACATGCGTACATATTTTGTGCCAGGGTTCGAGCAACCTATATAGGTACAGCTCGTTTGACTGTTTGGCCCTTACAAATCTCACCTATCGAGAACCCGCTATTATGAAATAATTTCCTCGCAACAAAATTGACATCCAAGGGCAATGCCCCTCAGTATTCTAGGTTGATTGTAGAGGAACCTCAGATACTGTTAGTGTTGTCTTTTACACCGATTCGTGATCGGCCTTCGATtttaagttagcacgatccatttttgccttgttaaaaaccttgtcgaaaAACCCAATTGGTACAAAAACGatcaaggaaaaaagagtgcaacttgtgctttcagacctaaaggtTTCGTGCCACTCCTTGTCAAtaacctgcaagtgttagtcaaaaaatagaaagaattgaAATGGGGTCGTACCTCAGCAGTAATATCATTTAATATGAGTTACGTTCCA
This sequence is a window from Nicotiana sylvestris chromosome 3, ASM39365v2, whole genome shotgun sequence. Protein-coding genes within it:
- the LOC138888467 gene encoding uncharacterized protein, which gives rise to MVTQVKKIVIWPILLKGFKRWFEGMVVYHRGAVQEQYKQNPDKAAKRNPVPDKRFSQKSAADNIVKQTLAAWGDSSSESEREPDAENSSMMAVETKATKYDSLFALMAQSDDGEEDENDEVNFRDVQRNLKSYSYKKLRSLANVLIDAYYSLDNDKEILSIELGEAEQFRDDLVVCVVDLNETITNLEKEKEVLNEKINSVENERDDLIVVVVDLKETIEGLSNEKHTLEEKIAATDQERHDFLVIITDLEETIEGLILEHRIVSIGKGNEVSNKTQIKFEKELNGVKTSLCGKLEKNRYLQAELEKARVQSVQKNKVFTEKVTTKEGPAKVYKVCNKIAQYVEESGNELFNKTPSSNKGGNSNDQDNELLLVHGKYLIFQMGKADMMIQMKETGEDNATFSSTSHEEPGT
- the LOC138888468 gene encoding uncharacterized protein, which translates into the protein MAKDLELWDIICDGPHVPMKKLGETGPMVLKDKKEYSDIDRKAVEKNYRTKKILVCGIGPDEYKRVSVCGSAKEIWEALQTAHEGTTQVKQSKIDMLTTEYELFRMKDDESIQDMHTRFTSIINKLHSLGDVIPRNKLVRKILSALPGSWESKVNAITVAKDLQTLTKDELIGNLKTYEMKKERQ